One part of the Ochotona princeps isolate mOchPri1 chromosome 3, mOchPri1.hap1, whole genome shotgun sequence genome encodes these proteins:
- the COL6A1 gene encoding collagen alpha-1(VI) chain, whose translation MRLAHALLALLLQAGWGAAQDLPEVPKAIAFQDCPVDLFFVLDTSESVALRLKPYGALVDKVKAFTKRFIDNLRDRYYRCDRNLVWNAGALHYSDEVEVISGLTRMPAGRDALKASVDAVKYFGKGTYTDCAIKKGLEELLVGGSHLKENKYLIVVTDGHPLEGYKEPCGGLEDAVNEAKHLGIKAFSVAITPDHLEPRLSIIASDHTYRRNFTAADWGQSRDAEEAISQTITTIADMIKNNVEQVCCSFECQPARGPPGPRGDPGYEGERGKPGLPGEKGEAGDPGRPGDLGPVGYQGMKGEKGSRGEKGSRGPKGYKGEKGRRGIDGVDGMKGDAGFPGLPGCKGSPGFDGVQGPPGPKGDAGAFGLKGAKGEPGADGEPGRPGNTGPPGDEGDPGEPGPPGEKGEAGDEGNAGPDGPPGDRGGPGERGPRGTPGVRGPRGDPGEAGPQGDQGREGPVGIPGDPGEAGPVGPKGYRGDEGPPGLEGPRGAPGPAGPPGDPGLMGERGEDGPPGNGTEGFPGFPGYPGNRGPPGINGTKGYPGLKGDEGEPGDPGEDNNDISPRGAKGAKGYRGPEGPQGPPGHTGPPGPDECEILDIIMKMCSCCECRCGPIDILFVLDSSESIGLQNFEIAKDFVIKVIDRLSKDELVKFEPGQSHVGVVQYSHNQMQEHVDLRSPSIRNMQELKEAIKKLQWMAGGTFTGEALQYTRDRLLPPTQNTRIALVITDGRSDTQRDTTPLSVLCGPNIQVVSVGIKDVFNTGPSSDQLNVISCQGLSPQDRPGISLVKDNFAELLDDNFLKNVTAQICIDKKCPDYTCPITFSSPADITILLDGSASVGSRNFDTTKLFAKRLAERFLSAGREDPAHDVRVAVVQYSGPGQQRPERAALQFQRNYTVLAEAVDSMAFFNDATDVNDALSYVTRFYREASSPTATKKVLLFSDGNSQGTTAEAIERAVQEAQRAGLEIFVVVVGRQANEPHVRVLVTGKTAEYDVAFGERHLFRVPSYQALLRGVFYQTVSRKVALG comes from the exons ATGAGGCTGGCCCAcgccctgctggccctgctgctgcaggctggctggggGGCTGCACAGGACCTCCCGGAGGTTCCGAAGGCCATCGCTTTCCAAG ACTGTCCTGTGGACCTGTTCTTCGTGCTGGACACCTCTGAGAGCGTGGCCTTGAGGCTGAAGCCCTATGGGGCCCTGGTGGACAAGGTCAAGGCCTTCACGAAGCGCTTCATCGACAACCTAAGAGACAG GTACTACCGGTGTGATCGCAACCTGGTGTGGAACGCAGGCGCACTGCACTACAGTGACGAGGTGGAGGTTATCAGCGGGCTCACGCGCATGCCCGCAGGCCGCGACGCACTCAAGGCCAGCGTGGATGCTGTCAAGTACTTCGGCAAAGGCACCTACACTGACTGTGCCATCAAGAAGGGGCTGGAGGAGCTGCTGGTCGG gGGCTCCCACCTGAAGGAGAACAAGTATTTGATTGTGGTGACGGACGGGCACCCCCTGGAGGGCTACAAGGAGCCGTGCGGGGGCCTGGAGGACGCCGTGAATGAGGCCAAGCACCTGGGCATCAAGGCCTTCTCCGTGGCCATCACGCCCGACCACCTG GAACCGCGTCTGAGCATCATCGCATCCGACCACACCTACCGACGCAACTTCACAGCGGCTGACTGGGGGCAGAGCCGCGACGCAGAGGAGGCCATCAGCCAGACCATTACCACCATTGCTGACATGATC aaaaataatgtggagcaggtg TGCTGCTCCTTTGAGTGCCAG CCGGCCAGAGGACCCCCAGGACCCAGAGGAGACCCCGGGTACGAG GGAGAACGCGGGAAGCCAGGGCTcccaggagagaagggagaagctGGAGACCCC GGAAGACCAGGGGACCTCGGGCCTGTGGGCTACCAGGGCATGAAG ggagagaagggcagCCGAGGGGAGAAG ggCTCCAGGGGACCCAAAGGCTACAAG GGCGAGAAGGGCAGAAGAGGCATTGATGGTGTGGACGGCATGAAG GGAGACGCAGGGTTCCCTGGCTTGCCTGGCTGCAAGGGCTCCCCTGGTTTCGAT GGAGTTCAAGGACCCCCCGGCCCCAAGGGCGATGCTGGCGCCTTCGGACTAAAAGGAGCGAAG GGTGAGCCTGGAGCCGACGGggagcctgggagacctggaaacacAGGGCCGCCCGGAGATGAG GGTGATCCGGGAGAGCCTGGTCCCCCcggagagaagggagaggctgGCGACGAG GGCAATGCAGGACCTGATGGGCCTCCCGGAGACAGG GGCGGCCCCGGAGAGCGAGGACCCCGGGGAACCCCAGGTGTGCGGGGCCCGAGAGGAGACCCG GGTGAAGCTGGACCACAAGGTGACCAAGGGCGAGAGGGCCCCGTCGGCATCCCAGGAGACCCG GGCGAGGCCGGCCCCGTGGGACCTAAAGGCTATCGAGGCGATGAGGGCCCCCCAGGGCTGGAG GGTCCCCGAGGTGCCCCAGGACCTGCTGGACCCCCTGGAGACCCAGGGCTGATGGGCGAGCGG GGCGAGGACGGCCCCCCCGGAAATGGCACCGAGGGCTTCCCTGGTTTCCCT ggcTACCCAGGCAACAGGGGCCCCCCTGGGATAAAC GGCACTAAAGGCTACCCGGGCCTCAAGGGAGACGAGGGTGAacctggagacccaggagaggac AACAATGACATCTCACCCCGTGGTGCCAAAGGGGCGAAGGGTTACCGTGGCCCCGAGGGCCCCCAG GGACCCCCAGGACATACAGGACCCCCTGGACCAGAC GAGTGTGAGATCCTAGACATCATCATGAAGATGTGCT CGTGCTGTG AGTGCAGGTGTGGCCCCATCGACATCCTCTTCGTGCTGGACAGCTCTGAGAGCATAGGCCTGCAGAACTTCGAGATTGCCAAGGACTTTGTTATCAAGGTCATCGACCGGCTGAGCAAGGACGAGCTGGTCAAG TTTGAGCCAGGGCAGTCGCACGTGGGCGTGGTGCAGTACAGCCACAACCAGATGCAGGAGCATGTGGACCTGAGGAGCCCCAGCATCAGAAACATGCAGGAGCTCAAAGA GGCCATCAAGAAgctgcagtggatggcaggcgGCACGTTCACGGGCGAGGCTCTGCAGTACACCCGGGACCGGCTGCTGCCGCCCACACAGAACACACGCATCGCCCTGGTCATCACCGACGGACGGTCAGACACGCAGCGGGACACCACACCACTCAGTGTGCTCTGCGGTCCCAACATCCAG GTGGTCTCCGTGGGCATCAAGGACGTGTTCAACACTGGCCCTAGCTCTGACCAGCTCAACGTCATTTCCTGTCAGGGGCTCTCGCCCCAAGACCGGCCAGGCATCTCACTGGTCAAGGACAACTTCGCAGAGCTGTTGGACGACAACTTCCTCAAAAACGTCACCGCCCAGATCTGCATCG ATAAGAAATGCCCGGATTACACCTGCCCAA TCACATTCTCGTCCCCGGCTGACATCACCATACTGCTGGACGGCTCAGCCAGCGTGGGCAGCCGCAACTTCGACACCACCAAGCTCTTCGCCAAGCGCCTGGCTGAGCGCTTCCTGTCAGCGGGCCGGGAGGACCCGGCACACGACGTGCGCGTGGCCGTGGTGCAGTACAGCGGCCCTGGCCAGCAGCGGCCGGAGCGCGCGGCCCTGCAGTTCCAGCGCAACTACACGGTGCTGGCCGAGGCCGTGGACAGCATGGCCTTCTTTAACGACGCCACTGACGTCAATGACGCCCTCAGCTATGTGACACGTTTCTACCGCGAGGCCTCGTCGCCCACGGCCACCAAGAAGGTGCTGCTCTTCTCCGATGGCAACTCACAGGGCACCACAGCGGAGGCCATTGAGAGGGCCGTGCAGGAGGCCCAGCGTGCCGGCCTGGAGAtctttgtggtggtggtgggccgCCAGGCCAACGAGCCCCACGTCCGCGTGCTGGTTACGGGCAAGACAGCGGAGTACGACGTGGCCTTCGGTGAGCGCCACCTCTTCCGCGTCCCCAGCTACCAGGCACTGCTGCGTGGCGTCTTCTACCAGACCGTGTCCAGGAAGGTGGCTCTGGGCTAG